Proteins from one Belonocnema kinseyi isolate 2016_QV_RU_SX_M_011 chromosome 8, B_treatae_v1, whole genome shotgun sequence genomic window:
- the LOC117178670 gene encoding uncharacterized protein LOC117178670 yields the protein MELVSNPDELISTQGYFLPHHCVIKETSSSTKLRPAFNASQGTDLGISLNEVLHSGPKLQTELLDVILRWRCYPIVFTAGIEKMFRRIWIYPEECTYQKILWKSHPDEELNTYCLKTVTFGFASAPYLGIRTLHQLTDDEGNNFPLATDILRNEINVNDFLSGAYEFDTTIEKRRQVSLLLKAGGFILRKWLSNCEDVLQGVLEDYKEKASSYEFTQETIHRALGIL from the coding sequence ATGGAATTAGTGTCTAATCCTGATGAATTGATATCTACTCAGGGTTATTTTCTACCGCATCATTGCGTCATCAAGGAAACCAGTTCCAGTACAAAATTGAGACCGGCTTTCAATGCCTCACAGGGAACTGATTTGGGTATTTCTCTAAATGAGGTACTCCATTCAGGGCCCAAACTCCAAACGGAACTTCTAGACGTCATACTTCGTTGGAGATGCTACCCGATCGTCTTTACAGCGGGCATTGAGAAGATGTTTAGACGTATTTGGATTTATCCTGAAGAATGCACCTACCAAAAGATACTTTGGAAGTCACACCCTGACGAAGAGCTCAATACATACTGTCTAAAGACTGTAACTTTCGGTTTTGCTTCTGCACCTTACTTGGGGATCCGTACCTTACATCAGCTTACAGATGATGAAGGGAACAACTTTCCTTTAGCTACAGACATTCTGAGGAACGAAATTAATGTCAACGATTTTCTTTCCGGAGCCTACGAATTCGATACAACCATAGAGAAACGTCGCCAAGTAAGTTTGCTTCTCAAGGCGGGTGGTTTCATTTTGAGGAAATGGTTGTCGAACTGCGAGGATGTTCTGCAAGGAGTTTTAGAAGATTACAAAGAAAAGGCATCGTCTTATGAATTTACTCAAGAGACAATCCACAGGGCTCTCGGAATTCTATGA